GCGGCTGATGTGTCCCGTGAAAGTTTAAACCGCACGACTTTGGGTAACTGGAAAGTTGGTCAACGTGTCAATGTGGAAAAAGCCATGTTACCGACTACCCGCTTTGGTGGACACATTGTAAGTGGTCACGTTGATGGTGTAGGTGAAATTACCCTAGTACGTGAAGATGCCCGCTCAATTTATTTTGAAGTGACTGCGCCTGTAGAACTTGCTAAATATCTGGCAGAGAAGGGTTCAGTAACTGTAGATGGTATTAGCTTAACGATTAATCATTTACGCGGTAATATTTTAAGTTTAAACCTAATCCCACACACAGCAGAGCGTACTAATATTGGAACGTGGCAAGTGGGTAGCAAGGTCAACCTTGAAGTTGATGTTTTAGCACGTTATATCGAACGCTTATTACTAGGTGATAAAGCTGCTGAACAGAAAACCGAATCAAATATTAGTATGGCTTTCTTAGCTGAAAATGGTTTTTTAAAATAAACTTTTAAATTACCAAAATGAAAAACCGGACATACGTTCCGGTTTTTTATTTTAAAAATTAATGCTTGGTGAGAGTAACTGAGTGTGTGCCGACCCAAGGTTTATTATGCTGAGTGCGAGTAATTGAAAATTCGCCTTTTTCCGATGCTCGTGTGAGTAAGATTGAAAGCGAATTAAAGTCGTTATGACTCATATAAAGTTCTTGTGCTGAGAAGGTCCATTGCTCGCCTTGATTAAGTTGCTCAATTTGCGTTGAAATCTGATGCGGAATGTCCATTTCTTACCCTCATTAATTTTCATAAATAATCATGACTTATTCTTATAATTGCTTGAACCATAAGAATATTATGCATGACCATTTTGTGACAATTAAATGTCATTTTTATGACAGGAAGAATATTAAAACTTTACTTTTCTATTTTTTCATCAGAAAAGTTAGAATTCTTTAAAATATATTCAATTTCTTCTTGAGCCGCAGCATGCAGTTTGGCACGGAAAACTGTTACCGCCTGTTCAATTAAGCTTTCAGCTTCAAGTTCTAGGCGAACGCGTACACTTTCAAGCTCAGATAAGATTTGATCGTCAGTAATGCTAAGTTTTGTACCAGAAGAATAGTCAATTGCTGGCGTTTCAGGGTTTTTTTGATAACGTGCAGTATGTTCAGCAACTTCTTGTTCTAAATGACTGCGTAAAGCCTGCAAAGCTTCCGTTTGTTCACTAAATTTACGAACTTCGTCAGCTTGTAATTCAGCAGCATAAGCTGCTTCCTTTGCGCGCTTATCTGCAAGAGCTTTTTCTAAAGCAAGTTGGCGACGTATTCGCGCTTGCTCGATTAACTCTGCCTTTAAGTCAGCATATGCCTTTTCAATATTTTGTTGTGATTCTAATTGCGCTTTTTCGTCATTTAAAACCCACAGTTGAATAGGGGTCTGAGGCTCTAATAAATCACAAATACGAGCCAAATCCTGTTGATAAGCATGACGGACAGCTTCAGGCGCATTTAACCATCTTTTTTTAAAATCTTGCCCGACATTTAATGCCACCACAGTTCTCCTTTGCTCAACAGTATTTACATTTTAGCGCGTTATAATTTAAAGGTTCGAGGTTCTATACCTAAACGACGATACATTTTAAATTTTTCTCGGCCAATTTGCTTGGCTGCTTCATTATTTTCAACAATTTCTATAATGTGGCTAAAATGATTCACTTGTTCAAGTGCATGATTGTTAAAATTAAATACCAGCCAACCTTGTTCAGAAGGTTGTTTAGCCGAAATACATACTGCTGCATCTACCTGATCAACGCCATGGGCAATAAAGCTGGTCGGATCAAAGCTCCACAATTTTTCATCAAGTGTTTGTTGTAACTGCACATCTGGGCAATACCACCAGATTTGTGAATGCTTCAGTAAAATTTTTCGACATAAACGGCAAGCACTATCGACTTGCCGTTCTTCACTGGTTTCAAACAGATAAAAGCTAACTTTAGCCATTCGTACTTACACGGTTAGCCAAGAATTGCATAAGTAGCGGTACTGGACGACCAGTTGCGCCTTTTGCTGAGCCTGATAACCATGCTGTTCCTGCAACATCCAAATGAGCCCAGCGATAGTCACGAGTAAAACGCTCAAGGAAGCAGGCTGCTGTAATTGCGCCGCCATGTGGTCCACCAATGTTAGCGATGTCTGCAAAAGGAGAGTCCAATAGTTCTTGATAATCATCAATCACTGGCATGCGCCATACACGGTCAAATGATTGCTCACCAGCTTGTTGGAGTTCAGCTGCCAAAGTATCGTCCGGAGAAAATAAACCACTCAGTACTTTACCTAACGCAACTACGCAAGCACCAGTTAATGTTGCGATATCAATCACAACTGCCGGATTGAAACGTTTGATATACGTTAAGGTGTCGCAAAGGACCAAACGGCCTTCAGCGTCAGTGTTTAAAATTTCAACGGTCTGCCCACTCATGGTTGTTACAATGTCGCCTGGGCGAGTTGCTTTACCTGAAGGCATATTTTCCGCAGCTGCAATCGCACCCACAACATGGATTGGAAGACGTGCCTCACATAAAGCACGGATTGTGCCGAGTACAGAAGCTGCACCACACATATCAAACTTCATTTCATCCATGCCAAGCCCTGGTTTTAAAGAAATACCGCCTGTATCAAAAGTTACGCCTTTACCAACAAGTACGACAGGAGCTTGTTCAAGCTGTGCTTGGTATTCAAGAGTCACAATACGGCCCGGACGCTCAGACCCTTTGCTGACTGCAAGAAATGCATACATGCCTAAATCAGCCATTTGTTGCTCATTTAAGACAGTGACTTTAAGTAAGTCTGGGAATTCTGCAGCTAAAGCTAACGCCTGTTCTGCCAGATATTCAGGGAAACAGATATTACCTGGTCGGTTTCCTAAGTCACGAGCATAAGACTGACCAGATTGTACGGCATGTACTAAAGCGAGTTGATTTTCATCAAGGTTGGTTTGTGAGCTAATTAAATCAACTTGTTGTAACACAAATTCATTTTTTTTCGATTTAAACTCATCATAACCATAAGCTGCTTGAGTTAAGCTTAATGCAAATAAATAATGGTATTCGACAGGTAACGCAGCAATATCAATTGCGATATGCTTAAATTTATTTTGTGCCGACTTGATAATGGTTTGCGCCAATTTTGCTAACTTAGCTGCTTGAAGTTCAGCTGCTTTTCCTAAACCAAGTAATTGGCTATGGGGCTGAGTGCTAAGTTGACCAAATAATGGCAACGTTTCATTGAAGTTGGCTTTAAATTGAGTTGCTGTAAGAATACTTTCTAGATTATTGATTTGATATGTATTGAGATTGCTTTGTAGCTGTTCTGAATCAACTAAAATCCACAAAGATTCATTAGATGTTTGTTCAGGAAAAGTTGTATAAGTTGTAAATTTCATGGCTGCCGTGATTGCCTATAGAAAGTTATGTTGGATTAAAACATTGAAACACTTTCAAGCATAGCGTTGCAATGTGCGGTTTTATATTTTTAACATTCGGGTAAACTAGCGTTCGTCCCGATTAGCCTTTTGGAAGTATTAATTTGATTATTCGGCGTTATCTCGTCAAGCAAGTTGTCTCTACCTCATTGGTGGTCATTGCATTATTGACCTTAATCATGATGGGTGGTCGTCTGATCAAATACTTTGGTGTGGCGGCACAGGGGCGACTAGATGCCAGTATCTTGTTTAGCATCATTGGATATCGTTTACCTGAATTTCTAACCCTCATTTTACCACTTGGGTTTTTTATTGGTTTAATGTTGGTGTTTGGTCGTTTATATGTTGATCATGAAATGGCCGTATTGAATGGTAGTGGGGTAAGTCGTCATCAGTTAGCGCGCTTACTTATTCCAATGACACTGGTTTACATGGTGTGTCAGTCCGTACTTATGCTTTGGATGACGCCGTGGGGACTTCGTGAATTCGAAAAATTAACTACAACCCAAGCAGTGCGTACGGGGTTTGACTTGGTGCGACCAAGAGAGTTTATTTCTTCTGGACCTTATACGATTTATGCAGGTTCATTGTCGGAAGATCGAAAAAACCTTAAAGATATTTTCTTTTATCAGCGTGCAGCCAAAGAAGGCAAGCCAGATGTCATGATTTTGGCAAAAGAGGCAACACGTGTTGAGGTCGCGAATGATACAGCTAATGTGGTTGATCTCGTTCAAGGTCGTCGCTATGAAATATTCCCGGGACAACCAAAATATACACAAGCAGAGTTCCAGTCTTATCGTCTACGTTTAGAAAATGACAAAGATGTTAAGTTTGAGAGTGGCGATGTAGAAGCACTTTCCACATCAAAACTATTTTCTAAAGCAAATGATCCGGTCGTAAGAAGTGAGTTGGGCTGGCGCTTATTTGGTCCGTTTACCATTATTATTGCCTTGATGCTATCTGTGGCATTGTCGGAAGTAAGCCCGCGACAAGGTCGTTATTATCGTCTTATTCCATCTATCTTTATTTTCGCGAGTTTGATCGTACTCATGATTGCAATTAAAACTCGTATAAGTAAAGGAGAACTGGATATTTGGGCTTATCCAGTGGCTTTATTGGTTTATGCAATCGCAGCTGCCTTATTTTCACGTAAGCAGAAATTAGGGCCGAAAATCAAGAAACAGATTAAGCGAGTGAAATTATAATGTTAGCACGTCGAATAGTCGCCAAATATGTGACGAAAACCACTGCGCTCGCAATGTTTGGTACCACCATTGTTTTGTCTGTTTTGCAAATCCTGTTTACTTATCTGGGTGAATTAGGTGAGCTAAAACCTGACTATAATGCATGGCAAGCTTTTATCTATGTGTTATGGGGTGCCCCTCGCTATCTATATGAAATTTTACCTATCTCGGCCTTAATTGGCGCTGTGATTGGGTTAGGCGCTTTAGCATCCAATAGTGAGCTGATCGTGATGCGTTCGGTCGGGATTAGCTTATGGCGTATTGTAGGTTGGGTTATGCGCTCAGCTTTGCTGCTTATTGTTTTATCTTTTGCTCTAAGTGAGTGGGTTGTTCCCTATACAAATGAGAAAGCGCAAAGTGTCAAAAGCCATCGATCAGTTGCTGCTTTAGGTGAAGTGAAAGGCTATTGGTCACGAGAAGGGCAACGCTTTATTTATATTGATTATGCGAACTCACAAGGAAATTTAAGAGATATACAGGTCGTAGACTTTAACAAAGACTACCATTTACAGTCTTTAATTAATGCAGAGCAAGGAAAGTTTATCCAGGATGGTCAATGGACTTTACAAAAAGCCAGCCAGATGGACATTCTTACAGATGGTAATTCGATACTAAATAATCATGATCAGCAGTCTTTAGGTTTGGCTCTACAGCCTAAATATGTACACATGGTGACTTTAGACCCTGAGGACTTGTCTCCAAGTCAGCTGATTAGTTTTATGCGCTATATGGACGAATATAGCCAAGTGCCGAAAACTTACCAATTAGCTTTTTGGCAAAAAGTCGCTTCTCCATTTTCACTCATTACTCTTGTATTAGTGGCTTGTTCTTTTATTTTTGGTCCACTACGTCAACAGTCGATGGGTTTCCGTTTGGTGATCGCACTCTTCATTGGTTTAGGCTTTTATTATTTACAAGACTTCTTGGGCTACGCAAGTTTGGTATACGCGCCTTCGCCAGCTTGGTTTGTACTCATGCCTATTATTTTAATGTTTGGTGCCGGAAGTTATTTGCTTTATCGGGCCCGTTAAATTGAAAGTATATGAATGGCTT
The window above is part of the Acinetobacter baumannii genome. Proteins encoded here:
- a CDS encoding riboflavin synthase, with the protein product MFTGIIESLGKVESLQSVGGDVRLRIQTDLDMSDVHLGDSIATNGICLTVIEWGDNWYAADVSRESLNRTTLGNWKVGQRVNVEKAMLPTTRFGGHIVSGHVDGVGEITLVREDARSIYFEVTAPVELAKYLAEKGSVTVDGISLTINHLRGNILSLNLIPHTAERTNIGTWQVGSKVNLEVDVLARYIERLLLGDKAAEQKTESNISMAFLAENGFLK
- the blhA gene encoding cell division protein BlhA, translated to MVALNVGQDFKKRWLNAPEAVRHAYQQDLARICDLLEPQTPIQLWVLNDEKAQLESQQNIEKAYADLKAELIEQARIRRQLALEKALADKRAKEAAYAAELQADEVRKFSEQTEALQALRSHLEQEVAEHTARYQKNPETPAIDYSSGTKLSITDDQILSELESVRVRLELEAESLIEQAVTVFRAKLHAAAQEEIEYILKNSNFSDEKIEK
- a CDS encoding DNA polymerase III subunit chi, with protein sequence MAKVSFYLFETSEERQVDSACRLCRKILLKHSQIWWYCPDVQLQQTLDEKLWSFDPTSFIAHGVDQVDAAVCISAKQPSEQGWLVFNFNNHALEQVNHFSHIIEIVENNEAAKQIGREKFKMYRRLGIEPRTFKL
- a CDS encoding leucyl aminopeptidase, whose product is MKFTTYTTFPEQTSNESLWILVDSEQLQSNLNTYQINNLESILTATQFKANFNETLPLFGQLSTQPHSQLLGLGKAAELQAAKLAKLAQTIIKSAQNKFKHIAIDIAALPVEYHYLFALSLTQAAYGYDEFKSKKNEFVLQQVDLISSQTNLDENQLALVHAVQSGQSYARDLGNRPGNICFPEYLAEQALALAAEFPDLLKVTVLNEQQMADLGMYAFLAVSKGSERPGRIVTLEYQAQLEQAPVVLVGKGVTFDTGGISLKPGLGMDEMKFDMCGAASVLGTIRALCEARLPIHVVGAIAAAENMPSGKATRPGDIVTTMSGQTVEILNTDAEGRLVLCDTLTYIKRFNPAVVIDIATLTGACVVALGKVLSGLFSPDDTLAAELQQAGEQSFDRVWRMPVIDDYQELLDSPFADIANIGGPHGGAITAACFLERFTRDYRWAHLDVAGTAWLSGSAKGATGRPVPLLMQFLANRVSTNG
- the lptF gene encoding LPS export ABC transporter permease LptF — protein: MIIRRYLVKQVVSTSLVVIALLTLIMMGGRLIKYFGVAAQGRLDASILFSIIGYRLPEFLTLILPLGFFIGLMLVFGRLYVDHEMAVLNGSGVSRHQLARLLIPMTLVYMVCQSVLMLWMTPWGLREFEKLTTTQAVRTGFDLVRPREFISSGPYTIYAGSLSEDRKNLKDIFFYQRAAKEGKPDVMILAKEATRVEVANDTANVVDLVQGRRYEIFPGQPKYTQAEFQSYRLRLENDKDVKFESGDVEALSTSKLFSKANDPVVRSELGWRLFGPFTIIIALMLSVALSEVSPRQGRYYRLIPSIFIFASLIVLMIAIKTRISKGELDIWAYPVALLVYAIAAALFSRKQKLGPKIKKQIKRVKL
- the lptG gene encoding LPS export ABC transporter permease LptG, whose protein sequence is MLARRIVAKYVTKTTALAMFGTTIVLSVLQILFTYLGELGELKPDYNAWQAFIYVLWGAPRYLYEILPISALIGAVIGLGALASNSELIVMRSVGISLWRIVGWVMRSALLLIVLSFALSEWVVPYTNEKAQSVKSHRSVAALGEVKGYWSREGQRFIYIDYANSQGNLRDIQVVDFNKDYHLQSLINAEQGKFIQDGQWTLQKASQMDILTDGNSILNNHDQQSLGLALQPKYVHMVTLDPEDLSPSQLISFMRYMDEYSQVPKTYQLAFWQKVASPFSLITLVLVACSFIFGPLRQQSMGFRLVIALFIGLGFYYLQDFLGYASLVYAPSPAWFVLMPIILMFGAGSYLLYRAR